The Takifugu flavidus isolate HTHZ2018 chromosome 17, ASM371156v2, whole genome shotgun sequence genome contains a region encoding:
- the LOC130514127 gene encoding B-type lectin plumieribetin-like, which yields MDDHFFPPCQQVLIWSRTMSKDVLERGSELHRGDYLMAKNAEWKAVFQHDANFVIYGWKPVWASDTYGMDQTRLCMQEDCNLVMYNDEDKPRWHTNTAKGSCNTCVLSLTDEGKLVLEKDGQEIWNSGRDHGMK from the exons ATGGAtgaccatttttttcctccgtgCCAACAGGTCTTGATCTGGTCAAGAACCATGTCCAAAGATGTCTTGGAGAGAGGTTCTGAGCTCCATCGGGGAGACTATCTGATGGCGAAGAACGCAGAGTGGAAGGCTGTCTTTCAG CATGATGCTAACTTTGTCATCTATGGCTGGAAGCCCGTGTGGGCTTCAGACACTTACGGCATGGATCAAACCCGCCTGTGCATGCAAGAAGACTGCAACCTGGTCATGTACAATGATGAGGACAAGCCccgctggcacacaaacaccgCCAAAGGCAGCTGCAACACCTGTGTCCTTTCACTGACCGATGAAGGGAAGCTGGTGCTGGAGAAGGATGGCCAGGAGATTTGGAACTCTGGCCGCGATCATGGCatgaagtga
- the LOC130513799 gene encoding B-type lectin plumieribetin-like encodes MDDHFFPPCQQVLIWSRTMSKDVLERGSELRRGDYLMAKNAEWKAVFQHDANFVIYGWKPVWASDTYGMDQTRLCMQEDCNLVMYNDEDKPRWHTNTAKGSCNTCVLSLTDEGKLVLEKDGQEIWNSGRDHGMK; translated from the exons ATGGAtgaccatttttttcctccgtgCCAACAGGTCTTGATCTGGTCAAGAACCATGTCCAAAGATGTCTTGGAGAGAGGTTCTGAGCTCCGACGGGGAGACTATCTGATGGCGAAGAACGCAGAGTGGAAGGCTGTCTTTCAG CATGATGCTAACTTTGTCATCTATGGCTGGAAGCCCGTGTGGGCTTCAGACACTTACGGCATGGATCAAACCCGCCTGTGCATGCAAGAAGACTGCAACCTGGTCATGTACAATGATGAGGACAAGCCccgctggcacacaaacaccgCCAAAGGCAGCTGCAACACCTGTGTCCTTTCACTGACCGATGAAGGGAAGCTGGTGCTGGAGAAGGATGGCCAGGAGATTTGGAACTCTGGCCGCGATCATGGCatgaagtga